A genome region from Nerophis lumbriciformis linkage group LG18, RoL_Nlum_v2.1, whole genome shotgun sequence includes the following:
- the rnf126 gene encoding E3 ubiquitin-protein ligase RNF126, with amino-acid sequence MAEAHPWPSRFFCHRCSAEISPRLPEYTCPRCESGFIEELLEERSADNGSMPTISSGPQNQQPFENPDQHLFTFPSGYGQFSLSVFDDAFDFGAGLREEDNRDAENRRERENASRQRYSARQPRSRQGSRRQAGRHEGVPTLEGIIQQLVNGIIAPTAMPNIGIGPWGVLHSNPMDYAWGANGLDAIITQLLNQFENTGPPPADRDKIKNLPSVHITEDQVASGLECPVCKEDYSVEENVRQLPCNHMFHNDCIVPWLEQHDTCPVCRKSLSGQNTATNPPELSGMNFTSSSSSSSSSSSSTPQSSSSTINDNATDNS; translated from the exons GAGTACACATGTCCAAGATGTGAGTCAGGGTTTATTGAGGAGCTGCTGGAAGAAAGAAG TGCTGACAATGGCTCCATGCCTACTATCTCCAGCGGGCCACAAAACCAGCAACCATTTGAG AATCCAGACCAGCACTTGTTTACATTCCCTTCGGGCTATGGCCAGTTCTCGCTGAGTGTCTTTGACGATGCGTTTGATTTTGGGGCCGGACTCCGAGAGGAAGACAACCGGGATGCGGAAAACCGCAGAGAAAGGGAGAATGCATCGCGACAACGATATAGCGCCAGGCAACCGAGAAGTCGTCAAGGTTCGAGGCGGCAGGCAGGCAGGCATGAAGGAGTTCCGACTTTGGAAGG AATAATTCAGCAGCTTGTTAATGGAATCATTGCCCCCACTGCAATGCCGAATATTGGCATTGGACCCTG GGGCGTTCTTCATTCAAATCCAATGGATTATGCGTGGGGGGCTAATGGGTTAGATGCTATTATAACACAG TTATTAAACCAATTTGAGAACACGGGTCCTCCACCTGCTGATagagataaaataaaaaatctgccTTCAGTCCACATTACGGAGGACCAAGTGG CTTCAGGACTGGAATGTCCAGTGTGTAAAGAAGATTACAGTGTGGAAGAAAATGTGAGGCAGCTACCGTGCAATCACATGTTCCACAACGATTGCATTGTACCCTGGTTGGAGCAG CATGACACGTGTCCAGTGTGCAGGAAAAGCTTGAGTGGACAAAACACGGCCACCAACCCTCCAGAACTATCAGGGATGAACTttacctcctcttcttcctcgtcatcctcctcgtcctcctccacCCCTCAATCCTCTAGCTCCACCATTAACGATAACGCCACAGACAACTCGTAG